One region of Streptosporangiales bacterium genomic DNA includes:
- a CDS encoding LLM class flavin-dependent oxidoreductase, producing the protein MTDHGRDLAFGYFLVPNADDPLLDLADEAERLGLDYIGIQDHPYQRRYVDTWSLIAMILARTSRIRVFPDVVSLPLRPPAVLAKAAASLDLLSGGRFELGLGAGAFWDPIAAYGGPRRTPGEALQALEEAIAVVRAVWSGERGLRVEGEHYRLAGAHGGPVPAHPVGIWLGTYGPRALRLTGRLADGWVPSLRGDLDALAAMATRLDDAATSAGRDPADIRRVLNINGTITDGRPEGLLNGPADQWVDELTELAVELGFDTFVHTTDDRDQLRRFAEEVVPAVRDQVRTERGSR; encoded by the coding sequence ATGACCGACCACGGACGCGACCTGGCGTTCGGCTATTTCCTGGTCCCGAACGCCGACGACCCGCTGCTCGACCTCGCGGACGAGGCGGAGCGGCTCGGTCTCGACTACATCGGGATCCAGGACCACCCCTACCAGCGGCGGTACGTCGACACGTGGTCGTTGATCGCCATGATCCTCGCGCGCACGTCGCGGATCCGGGTGTTCCCCGACGTCGTGAGCCTGCCGCTGCGGCCGCCCGCCGTCCTCGCCAAGGCGGCGGCCTCGCTCGACCTGCTGTCGGGCGGCAGGTTCGAGCTCGGCCTCGGCGCGGGCGCCTTCTGGGACCCGATCGCGGCGTACGGCGGCCCGCGGCGCACGCCGGGCGAGGCGCTGCAGGCGCTCGAGGAGGCGATCGCCGTCGTCCGCGCGGTGTGGAGCGGTGAGCGCGGACTCCGGGTCGAGGGCGAGCACTACCGCCTCGCCGGCGCGCACGGCGGGCCGGTGCCGGCGCACCCGGTCGGGATCTGGCTCGGCACGTACGGCCCGCGCGCCCTGCGCCTCACGGGCCGGCTGGCCGACGGCTGGGTGCCCTCCCTGCGCGGCGACCTCGACGCGCTCGCCGCGATGGCCACGAGGCTCGACGACGCGGCCACGTCCGCCGGCCGCGACCCGGCCGACATCCGCCGGGTGCTGAACATCAACGGCACGATCACCGACGGACGTCCCGAGGGCCTGCTCAACGGTCCGGCCGACCAGTGGGTCGACGAGCTCACCGAGCTGGCCGTGGAGCTCGGCTTCGACACGTTCGTGCACACGACGGACGACCGCGACCAGCTCCGCCGCTTCGCCGAGGAGGTCGTCCCGGCGGTACGCGACCAGGTGCGCACCGAACGCGGCTCGCGCTGA
- a CDS encoding DUF2207 domain-containing protein: MRRLLRRCAAAGVAAVAVLTFAPQATARDVGERITSYDVSMRVGDDGSMTVEETVDYDFGTSTDKHGFYRDLVTRMDYDRYNYRHYPVDDIKVSSPTGAPDDLSIDEGDTSTRIRIGDAGDTTSGQQRYTISYRVEGVLNGFSDHVELYWNVLGTGFDAPIDSATATVETPGDDVTRVECYAGEQGSKSSCATKTRSADTASFSADSLDADEAFTVVVGMPKGSATATPILTERPSWRTDFGPGIANVAGVVLAAAAAVLLWLLLRRKRREHAADASSAAPASGSGVLRQQPDGSVTFAPPGGLRPGQVGTLDDDKADTIDVTATIVDLAVRGYLVIDELPDGDWGLRMLRAPGPEFLPYERRFFDALFLGKPDRVRMSDLKNKFASTLGSIKDLMYSDMAQRGWFTSRKPRTVKTLWWVLGGVVGGIGLIVLMSIAQGGHTPFGTGAVALVLLGGGIVYGARLIPAKTVAGAQAHAQVQAFRDEMAALDFSRLPEGSRDEIMSRYLPYAMAFGQTNQWTAAFAQLESEQYDGRRGGSMYWFGMYNGWDAHRFGQTMTSFSTSTSGVMASTPGGSGSSGFSGGGGGSSGGGGGGGGGGSW; the protein is encoded by the coding sequence ATGAGACGGCTACTACGCAGGTGCGCCGCGGCGGGTGTCGCCGCCGTCGCGGTGCTGACCTTCGCGCCGCAGGCGACCGCGCGGGACGTCGGCGAGCGCATCACGTCGTACGACGTCAGCATGCGGGTCGGCGACGACGGGTCGATGACCGTCGAGGAGACCGTCGACTACGACTTCGGCACGTCCACCGACAAGCACGGCTTCTACCGCGACCTCGTCACGCGGATGGACTACGACAGGTACAACTACCGGCACTACCCGGTCGACGACATCAAGGTGTCGAGCCCCACCGGCGCTCCCGACGACCTCTCGATCGACGAGGGCGACACCTCCACGCGGATCAGGATCGGCGACGCCGGCGACACCACCTCCGGCCAGCAGAGGTACACGATCTCCTACCGGGTCGAGGGCGTGCTGAACGGCTTCTCCGACCACGTCGAGCTGTACTGGAACGTCCTCGGTACCGGCTTCGACGCGCCGATCGACAGCGCCACCGCCACGGTCGAGACGCCGGGCGACGACGTGACCAGGGTCGAGTGCTACGCCGGCGAGCAGGGGTCGAAGAGCTCGTGCGCCACCAAGACCAGGAGCGCGGACACGGCGTCGTTCAGCGCTGACTCGCTCGACGCCGACGAGGCGTTCACCGTCGTGGTGGGCATGCCGAAGGGCAGCGCGACTGCGACGCCCATCCTGACGGAGCGTCCGTCGTGGCGCACCGACTTCGGCCCCGGGATCGCCAACGTCGCGGGGGTCGTCCTGGCCGCGGCTGCTGCCGTCCTGCTGTGGCTCCTGCTGCGCCGCAAGCGGCGTGAGCACGCCGCCGACGCCTCGAGTGCCGCGCCCGCTTCGGGTTCGGGAGTGCTGCGGCAGCAGCCGGACGGTTCGGTCACGTTCGCGCCGCCGGGCGGGCTGCGTCCCGGCCAGGTCGGCACGCTCGACGACGACAAGGCCGACACCATCGACGTCACGGCGACGATCGTCGACCTCGCCGTCCGCGGCTACCTCGTGATCGACGAGCTGCCCGACGGCGACTGGGGCCTGCGCATGCTGAGGGCGCCGGGTCCGGAGTTCCTGCCCTACGAACGCCGGTTCTTCGACGCGCTCTTCCTCGGCAAGCCCGACCGTGTGCGCATGTCGGATCTCAAGAACAAGTTCGCCAGCACCCTCGGTTCGATCAAGGACCTGATGTACTCCGACATGGCACAGCGCGGCTGGTTCACGAGCCGCAAGCCCCGCACGGTCAAGACGCTGTGGTGGGTGCTCGGCGGCGTCGTCGGCGGCATCGGCCTGATCGTCCTGATGAGCATCGCTCAGGGGGGCCACACGCCCTTCGGCACGGGCGCGGTCGCCCTTGTGCTGCTCGGCGGCGGGATCGTCTACGGTGCGCGCCTCATCCCCGCGAAGACCGTCGCGGGCGCGCAGGCCCACGCGCAGGTGCAGGCGTTCCGTGACGAGATGGCCGCACTCGACTTCTCTCGTCTGCCAGAGGGGAGCCGCGACGAGATCATGTCGCGCTACCTGCCGTACGCCATGGCGTTCGGGCAGACCAACCAGTGGACCGCAGCGTTCGCGCAGCTGGAGTCCGAGCAGTACGACGGTCGTCGCGGCGGCAGCATGTACTGGTTCGGCATGTACAACGGCTGGGACGCGCACCGCTTCGGCCAGACGATGACCTCGTTCTCCACGTCGACCAGCGGTGTCATGGCCTCGACGCCTGGCGGGTCGGGCTCGAGCGGCTTC
- a CDS encoding acyl-CoA thioesterase II, which yields MPQSVEELVALLELEEIEQGLYRGRQPRTELQRVFGGQVAGQALAACTKTVPEERHVHSLHSYFLRPGDPTVPIVYDVEHIRDGGSFSSRRVVARQHGRVIFYLTASFQVAEPGPDHQDVMPDVTPPEEAPPLGEVLAAATGRSAAQFEHEWAALDVRYAGDSRPGGALHDPDHPALARVWLRASAPLPDDVRLHACVLTYASDLTLLAVALVPHGLVLGAKGLQTASLDHALWFHRPFRADEWLLYDQVSPSASGARGLAIGRLFRRDGTLVATVAQEGLTRLVTPRE from the coding sequence ATGCCGCAGTCGGTCGAGGAGCTCGTGGCTCTGCTCGAGCTCGAGGAGATCGAGCAGGGCCTGTACCGCGGGCGTCAGCCGCGTACTGAGCTGCAACGGGTCTTCGGCGGCCAGGTGGCGGGGCAGGCACTCGCCGCCTGCACGAAGACGGTGCCCGAGGAGCGGCACGTGCACTCGCTGCACAGCTACTTCCTGCGGCCCGGCGATCCGACGGTGCCGATCGTCTACGACGTCGAGCACATCCGCGACGGCGGGTCGTTCAGCAGCCGCCGGGTGGTGGCGCGCCAGCACGGCCGGGTCATCTTCTACCTGACCGCGTCGTTCCAGGTGGCCGAGCCCGGACCCGACCACCAGGACGTCATGCCCGACGTGACTCCGCCGGAGGAGGCACCGCCGCTCGGCGAGGTGCTGGCGGCGGCGACCGGCCGGTCGGCGGCGCAGTTCGAGCACGAGTGGGCCGCGCTCGACGTCAGGTACGCGGGCGACTCCCGACCGGGCGGCGCGCTGCACGACCCGGACCATCCCGCGCTGGCGCGCGTCTGGCTGCGCGCGTCCGCCCCGCTCCCCGACGACGTCCGGCTGCACGCCTGCGTCCTCACGTACGCGAGCGACCTGACCCTGCTCGCCGTCGCACTCGTGCCGCACGGTCTGGTGCTCGGGGCGAAGGGCCTGCAGACGGCGTCGCTCGACCATGCGTTGTGGTTCCACCGGCCGTTCCGCGCCGACGAGTGGCTGCTCTACGACCAGGTGTCCCCGTCGGCGAGCGGCGCGCGCGGCCTCGCGATCGGCCGCCTGTTCCGCCGCGACGGCACCCTGGTCGCGACCGTCGCCCAGGAGGGCCTGACCCGCCTCGTCACCCCGCGCGAGTAA
- a CDS encoding cystathionine gamma-synthase, with protein sequence MVNHHGFETRAIHAGQQADPATGAVVPPIYQVSTYKQDAVGSPRSGYEYSRSANPTRTALEECLASLEGGTRGLAFASGMAAEDTLLRTVCRPGDHVVIPDDAYGGTYRLFAKVLERWGLDYTPASVHDVDAVRAAVRPGVTRVVWVETPTNPLLGIADIAGLAGVARDAGALLVVDNTFASPYLQAPLAGGADVVVHSTTKYLGGHSDVVGGALVAGDAELGERLAFHQNAMGAVGGPFDAWLTLRGVRTLGVRMDRHCDNAERVVELLTAHPRVVEVLYPGLPGHPGHEVAAKQMRRFGGMVSFRLAGGEGEAIRVCERTEVFTLGESLGGVESLIEHPGRMTHLSAVGSALEVPADLVRLSVGIETADDLLADLTHALSA encoded by the coding sequence CTGGTGAACCACCACGGATTCGAGACCCGGGCGATCCACGCCGGTCAGCAGGCCGACCCGGCCACCGGCGCGGTCGTCCCGCCGATCTACCAGGTCTCCACCTACAAGCAGGACGCCGTCGGTAGCCCGAGATCCGGCTACGAGTACAGCCGGTCGGCCAACCCCACGCGCACCGCGCTCGAGGAGTGCCTCGCGTCCCTCGAGGGCGGTACCCGCGGGCTGGCGTTCGCCTCGGGCATGGCCGCCGAGGACACGCTGCTGCGCACCGTGTGCCGGCCAGGCGACCACGTTGTGATCCCCGACGACGCGTACGGCGGCACGTACCGGCTCTTCGCGAAGGTGCTCGAACGCTGGGGCCTCGACTACACGCCGGCCAGCGTCCACGACGTCGACGCGGTGCGTGCCGCGGTCCGGCCGGGCGTCACCCGTGTGGTGTGGGTCGAGACGCCGACGAACCCGCTCCTCGGGATCGCCGACATCGCCGGCCTCGCCGGCGTGGCCAGGGATGCCGGTGCCCTGCTCGTCGTCGACAACACGTTCGCCTCGCCTTACCTCCAGGCACCGCTCGCGGGAGGCGCGGACGTCGTCGTGCACTCGACCACCAAGTACCTCGGCGGGCACTCCGACGTCGTGGGCGGTGCGCTCGTCGCCGGCGACGCCGAGCTCGGGGAGCGGCTGGCGTTCCACCAGAACGCGATGGGCGCCGTCGGCGGGCCGTTCGACGCCTGGCTGACCCTCCGTGGCGTACGCACCCTCGGTGTGCGCATGGACCGGCACTGCGACAACGCCGAGCGCGTCGTCGAGCTGCTGACCGCGCACCCACGCGTGGTCGAGGTGCTCTACCCGGGCCTGCCCGGGCACCCGGGGCACGAGGTCGCGGCCAAGCAGATGAGGCGCTTCGGCGGCATGGTCTCGTTCCGGTTGGCCGGCGGTGAGGGCGAGGCGATCCGCGTCTGCGAGCGCACCGAGGTCTTCACCCTCGGCGAGTCGCTCGGCGGCGTCGAGTCGCTCATCGAGCACCCGGGCCGCATGACGCACCTGTCCGCCGTGGGCTCGGCACTCGAGGTGCCCGCCGACCTGGTGCGCCTGTCGGTCGGCATCGAGACCGCCGACGACCTGCTGGCCGACCTCACCCACGCCCTGAGCGCCTGA
- a CDS encoding cystathionine beta-synthase codes for MDVYENVLDLVGDTPLVRLRSLAGSAPCPVYAKVEYFNPGGSVKDRIALKMVEEAERSGALRPGGTIVEPTSGNTGVGLAIVAQARGYRCVFVCPDKVSNDKVNVLRAYGAEVVVCPTAVAPDHPDSYYSVSDRLAKEREDAWKPDQYSNPANPQSHYETTGPELWRQTDERITHFVAGIGTGGTISGTGRYLKEVSGGRMTVVGADPEGSVYSGGTGRPYLVEGVGEDFWPTTYDREICDRIVAVSDKDSFTTTRRLAREEALLVGGSCGMAVAAALEVAQGCTPDDLVVVLLPDGGRGYLTKVFNDEWMARYGFADASADTTVGAVLRGKDGAMPALVHAHPHDTVRDAVDILRTYAVSQIPVVQAEPPVMAAEVVGSVVERELLQALFNGRARLADTVEHHMSSPLPILGSGQPVSDALTALEEADAIVVNVDGKPAGVVTRQDLLGFLATG; via the coding sequence ATGGACGTGTACGAGAACGTGCTCGATCTTGTCGGAGACACCCCCCTGGTACGGCTGCGGAGCCTGGCCGGGTCGGCGCCCTGTCCCGTCTACGCCAAGGTCGAGTACTTCAACCCCGGCGGCTCGGTGAAGGACCGCATCGCGCTGAAGATGGTCGAGGAGGCCGAGCGCTCCGGCGCCCTGCGTCCCGGCGGCACGATCGTCGAGCCGACGTCGGGCAACACCGGCGTCGGGCTCGCCATCGTCGCGCAGGCGCGTGGCTACCGGTGCGTGTTCGTCTGCCCCGACAAGGTGTCCAACGACAAGGTGAACGTCCTGCGGGCGTACGGCGCCGAGGTCGTCGTCTGCCCGACGGCGGTCGCGCCCGACCATCCCGACTCGTACTACAGCGTCTCCGACCGGCTCGCGAAGGAGCGCGAGGACGCCTGGAAGCCCGACCAGTACTCGAATCCGGCCAACCCGCAGTCGCACTACGAGACCACGGGGCCCGAGCTGTGGCGACAGACGGACGAGCGGATCACGCACTTCGTCGCGGGCATCGGCACCGGCGGCACGATCAGCGGCACCGGCAGGTACCTCAAGGAGGTGTCCGGCGGCCGGATGACCGTCGTGGGCGCCGACCCCGAGGGTTCGGTGTACTCCGGCGGCACGGGACGCCCGTACCTCGTCGAGGGCGTCGGCGAGGACTTCTGGCCGACGACGTACGACAGGGAGATCTGCGACCGCATCGTCGCCGTCAGCGACAAGGACTCGTTCACCACCACCAGGCGGCTCGCCCGCGAGGAGGCGCTGCTCGTCGGCGGCTCGTGCGGCATGGCCGTGGCCGCGGCGCTCGAGGTGGCGCAGGGCTGCACGCCCGACGACCTGGTGGTCGTGCTCCTCCCGGACGGCGGTCGCGGCTACCTGACGAAGGTCTTCAACGACGAGTGGATGGCGCGGTACGGCTTCGCCGACGCGTCGGCCGACACGACCGTCGGCGCGGTGCTGCGGGGCAAGGACGGCGCGATGCCCGCACTCGTCCACGCACACCCGCACGACACCGTGCGCGACGCCGTCGACATCCTGCGCACGTACGCGGTGTCGCAGATCCCGGTCGTCCAGGCCGAGCCGCCCGTGATGGCGGCGGAGGTGGTCGGCTCGGTCGTCGAGCGCGAGCTGCTGCAGGCCCTGTTCAACGGACGCGCGCGGCTCGCCGACACGGTCGAGCACCACATGTCTTCGCCGCTGCCGATCCTCGGCTCGGGTCAGCCGGTGTCCGACGCCCTCACGGCGTTGGAGGAGGCCGACGCGATCGTGGTCAACGTCGATGGCAAGCCCGCCGGTGTCGTCACGCGGCAGGACCTGCTGGGGTTCCTCGCCACTGGGTGA
- a CDS encoding carbohydrate kinase, producing the protein MIVVGGEALIDLVPQADDGSWRALPGGSPANTALALARLGHKTAFLSRLSVDAFGQAVRARLAESGVRLDHVVEATEPSTLAVVTMGDDGAATYAFYLAGTSGFSWPPEGRPVLPDGCTAVHVGSLAAVLEPAASVYDALVRTAAPRTVRSFDPNVRPALDVGREAYRERMERWVATSDVVRASDEDLAWLYPDEAPLASARRWVGLGPAVVVVTRGADGVTGLVGGDEVTVPAVRVEVVDTVGAGDSFMAGLLGALAERDALDRSRLAELSADALAASLRYASTVAAVTCGRAGADPPWRHEIDAGVEELRG; encoded by the coding sequence ATGATCGTGGTTGGCGGGGAAGCGCTCATCGACCTCGTGCCGCAGGCGGACGACGGGTCCTGGCGCGCGCTGCCGGGCGGCAGTCCCGCCAACACCGCGCTCGCCCTGGCGCGGCTGGGGCACAAGACGGCCTTCCTCTCCCGGCTGTCCGTGGACGCGTTCGGGCAGGCCGTCCGCGCGCGACTCGCCGAGTCTGGCGTGCGGCTCGACCACGTCGTCGAGGCGACCGAGCCGTCGACCCTCGCCGTGGTGACGATGGGCGACGACGGCGCGGCCACGTACGCCTTCTACCTCGCCGGCACGAGCGGCTTCTCCTGGCCGCCCGAGGGTCGGCCGGTGCTCCCCGACGGCTGCACCGCCGTCCACGTCGGCTCCCTCGCCGCGGTGCTCGAGCCCGCGGCGTCGGTGTACGACGCGCTGGTGCGTACCGCGGCGCCGCGCACGGTCAGGTCGTTCGACCCCAACGTCCGCCCCGCCCTCGACGTGGGCAGGGAGGCGTACCGCGAGAGGATGGAGCGGTGGGTCGCGACGAGCGACGTCGTGCGCGCGAGCGACGAGGACCTCGCCTGGCTGTACCCGGACGAGGCGCCGCTCGCGTCCGCGCGCCGCTGGGTCGGGCTCGGCCCCGCGGTGGTCGTCGTGACGCGCGGGGCCGACGGAGTGACCGGACTCGTCGGCGGTGACGAGGTCACGGTGCCGGCGGTACGGGTGGAGGTGGTCGACACGGTCGGCGCGGGCGACTCGTTCATGGCGGGGCTGCTCGGCGCCCTGGCCGAGCGCGACGCCCTCGACCGCAGCCGTCTCGCCGAGCTCTCCGCCGATGCGCTCGCGGCCTCCTTGCGGTACGCGTCGACCGTCGCCGCCGTGACGTGTGGACGTGCAGGTGCCGACCCGCCGTGGCGGCACGAGATCGACGCTGGTGTGGAGGAGCTCCGTGGGTGA
- a CDS encoding ROK family protein produces MAVAVVDRRGRVIVSDREPTPRGRRVTGDTMWRTLEALVDRVVATHGPRRGLAGVGVGCSGPMTWPTGEVSPLNITAWQAFPLRKMLAEKFPRAVVRLHNDAVTMAIGEHWRGAGQGVADMLGIVVSTGVGGGLVLGGRLVNGSSGNAGHVGHIVVDPEGPDCVCGGKGCLEAVAAGPALVRWAQERDWREGQRRSPTARDLSVDAARGHEVAAAALRRGGVALGRAVASATALCDIDVVAVGGGLSQAGPLLFDPAEDAFRAHAGMEFTQKVRMVPAALGQQAGLVGAAGLVLEGDTYWNGD; encoded by the coding sequence ATGGCCGTGGCCGTCGTCGACCGGCGCGGACGTGTCATCGTCTCCGACCGCGAGCCCACGCCGCGCGGGCGCCGGGTCACCGGCGACACGATGTGGCGCACGCTCGAGGCGCTGGTCGACCGGGTGGTCGCCACGCACGGACCGCGGCGCGGGCTGGCCGGCGTCGGAGTCGGCTGCAGCGGCCCGATGACCTGGCCCACCGGCGAGGTGTCGCCGCTGAACATCACGGCGTGGCAGGCGTTCCCGTTGCGCAAGATGCTGGCCGAGAAGTTCCCGCGCGCGGTCGTGCGGCTGCACAACGACGCCGTGACGATGGCCATCGGCGAGCACTGGCGCGGCGCGGGTCAGGGGGTCGCCGACATGCTCGGCATCGTCGTCTCGACCGGCGTGGGCGGCGGTCTCGTGCTCGGCGGTCGGCTCGTCAACGGGTCGAGCGGCAACGCCGGCCACGTCGGTCACATCGTCGTCGACCCGGAAGGACCCGACTGCGTCTGCGGCGGCAAGGGCTGCCTGGAGGCGGTCGCCGCCGGTCCCGCGCTCGTCCGGTGGGCGCAGGAGCGCGACTGGCGGGAGGGCCAGCGGCGCAGCCCCACCGCGCGCGACCTGTCCGTCGACGCGGCTCGCGGTCACGAGGTGGCGGCCGCCGCTCTGCGCCGCGGCGGCGTGGCACTCGGCCGTGCCGTCGCGTCCGCCACGGCACTCTGCGACATCGACGTCGTGGCCGTCGGCGGCGGCCTCTCCCAGGCGGGCCCGCTGCTCTTCGACCCGGCCGAGGACGCCTTTCGCGCCCACGCCGGCATGGAGTTCACCCAGAAGGTACGCATGGTCCCCGCCGCGCTCGGGCAGCAGGCGGGCCTGGTCGGCGCCGCCGGCCTCGTCCTCGAGGGCGACACCTACTGGAACGGCGACTGA